The window AAGACTACGCTGTCGTAGATATCGGTTATAAGTGCGAGGGCCAGATTCCCATCCAGGAGTTTATCTCACCCGAGGGCGAAGTAGAAGCCCACATCGGCGATCAAGTAGATGTTCTTTTGGAACGTCGGGACGACGAAGAGGGCATAGTTATGCTTTCTAAGGAAAAGGCCTCCAAAATCAAAGTCTGGGAAGAGATCAGCACTGCTTATCAAGAAGACGGGGTGATCGAAGGGGTCATTTCCGCCAAGGTTAAAGGCGGGTTTTCGGTTGATATTGGCGGTCTCACCGGCTTCCTGCCCGGTTCCCAGGTAGATTTGCAGCCGACCCGGAATGTGGATGCCCTGATCGGTCGACGTCAACAATTTAAGGTTCTGAAATATAACAAAAAAAGGCGTAATGTAGTTCTGTCTCGACGGGCTATTTTGGAAAAGGAAAAGTCGGAACAAAAGGCTCAAACCCTGGCCAGCCTGGAAGAAGGCAAGGTTATCGACGGAGTGGTAAAAAATATTACTGATTATGGCATTTTTGTCGATCTCGGCGGCATTGATGGTCTGCTCCATATTACCGATATGTCCTGGGGGCGGATCGGTCACCCTTCCGATCTCTACCAGGTAGGTGATGCCATCACCGTTAAGGTATTGCATTTTGACCGTGAAAATGAGCGGGTGTCGCTGGGGCTGAAGCAATTGAGTCCGGATCCCTGGACTATGGCTGCAGAAAAATACCCGATCGGCAGCCGGGTGCAGGGCAAGGTGGTGAGCCTCACCGATTACGGCGCTTTTGTAGAGTTGGAACCTGGAGTCGAAGGCCTGATTCACGTTTCCGAGATGTCCTGGACCAGAAAGATCCGCCATCCCTCCAAAGTGGTGAACGTTAACGATGTCGTGGAGGTGGTAGTTCTGGACCTGGATCCCGAGAAAAAACGCATTTCTTTGGGGATGAAGCAGGTCGAACCGAACCCCTGGGATGTCATCGGGGAGAAATACCCGGTTGGTACCGTCATTGAGGGGAAAATCAAAAATATTACTGAGTTCGGTATCTTCATCGGCATTGACGAAGGGATTGACGGCCTGGTGCATATCTCTGACATCTCTTGGACCAAGCGTATCAAACATCCCTCCGAAATCTATAAAAAAGGCCAGGAAGTCCAGGCTGAAGTCCTGAACATCGACAAGGAAAATGAGCGTTTTTCGCTGGGCATCAAACAATTGACCCCTGACCCTTGGGATACTATTGAACAACGCTACCCGGTAGGCCAGCGGGTCAACGGTATGGTCACCAATGTCACCGATTTCGGATTATTTGTCGAGCTGGAAGAGGGCATTGAGGGGCTGGTACATATTTCCGAATTGAGTCGCGATAAAAACAAGGCCGCCCAGATCAAGGTCGGTGATGTAATCACCGTGAAAGTGGTAAATGTCTCGGCCCGCGATCGCAAGATCGGCCTTAGTATCCGCAAGCTGGAGAGCGAAGAAGAACGCTCTGTTTATCGGGAATACCTCCATTCCCGGAAGGAGGCCACCACTCCTTTAGGTGAGATCTTGCGGGAGAGCCTGGAAGAGAGTGAATTGAAAAAGGCGGAGAACAAATCCTGAAAATTTAGGGGATAACTCCATGAAAAAGCGGCCGCTGTACTCCGTAATTTTGATCCTCGGTTCGATTATCCTGTTTTTTATCGGCCTGAGTCTGTTGATGCTATCCTTTACTAAAGAAGGCCCCCTGTGGTCAAGAGGAGAAAAAGTCGGAGTCATAGAAGTTAAAGGGGTTATTGCTGATGCCCAGGAGACCCTGAAACAATTGGACAAATACCGCAAAAATTCCCAGATTAAGGCGATCGTTTTGCGGATCAACTCTCCGGGGGGAGCAGTTAGCCCGGCACAAGAGATCTGGCGGGAACTGGAAAAGGTTCGCAAAACCAAAAAGGTGGTCGCTTCTCTGGGCACTGTAGCCGCCTCGGGAGGCTATTATATCGCCAGCGGAGCTGACCTCATCATCGCCAGCCCCGGCACCTTAACCGGCAGCATCGGCGTCATTATCAGATTTGCCAATGTTGAAGACTTGATTAAAAAAGTGGGGCTGGACTTTTATGATCTCAAGGCCGGCACTTTTAAAGATTCCGGTTCCCCGGTGCGTCCGATGACTCCTGAAGAAAGGGCCTATTTCCAGAAGCTGCTCGATAATATCCATGAACAATTTATCCGGGATGTGGCCAAGGGCCGCAATCTCCCCGTTGAAAAGGTCCGGGCCGTGGCGGACGGCCGCATCTTCACCGGCGAAGAAGCCAAAAAATTAAAGATGATCGACGAATTCGGCAATCTCCAGGATGCGATCGAGCGGGCCGGTCGGTTGGGGGGCATCGTTGGCAAAGTGGAGGCCATCTATCCTGAAAAGGATAAATTTTCTCTGTGGCAGTTGCTCTTTGGAGAGAGCCTGGAAAAAACTTTTAACCGGTTGCAATTGACTCCTTTAATCCCGGCTTACTTACTTACCCGAAGGTAGAAATCGGCTTCGAATAACGAGATTCACTCAAAATCACTGACCTCTCCTTTACCCACCCGGATTATTTCCGGGACATCATCGATCAGGGAGATGACGCTGGAAGGTTCCGGCACAATTATCCCGCCATCCACCACTACATCCAGATACGGTTTGAAATAAGCGGCAATTTCATAGGGATCGCTCATTACCCCGTTGTCCGCGCGACTGGCACTGGTGCTGATAATGGGGTGGCCCAAAAGTTTCACCAGCCCCAAACAGATAGGATGGTCGGGCACTCGAATGCCGGCGGTTTTGCGTCGGGTGAGCATGATTTTGGGTACCAGACGCGACCCTTCCAGAATAAAGGTATAAGGCCCAGGCAACAGCCGCTTCATGGTCTTATAGGCGTAGTTGGAAACCCGGGCATATTCACTGATATCCTTTAGATCGGCACAGATAAAACTGAAAGGTTTGGACAGCGGCCGCCGTTTGAGCTGATAGATCTTCTCAATCCCGGCCTTATTGAACAGATCGCAGCCGATGCCATAGCAGGTATCGGTAGGATACGCAATCAGGCCGCCGTCCGCCAGTACCTGCACCACCTGCCGGAGCAAACGCTCCTGGGGATTCTGAGGGTTGATACGCAAAATCATCGGTTTATTTCCCATTTTCCCAATCTCTCTCCAGATAAATCCAGTTTCCTTATAAAACCAGCCAGCCGTGGCTGCGCTCCCGGGCAGGAGGGTCTTTCCACCAGCTATTGGGGTTTCTGAGCCGGCCGCAGTTGACGCTCCACATTGTCTTTGATCCAGTGGGGATCCCACCACTCCACCGGGTCCACAAACTGCCCCTGGACAATCATGGCAAAATGCAAGTGGTCTCCGCCAGCCAGCCCGGTAGTGCCGGTATTGCCGATAACCTCGCCCTGCCTGACCTGCTGACCGGTCTGCACCTTGATCTGACTCAGATGGCTGTACATGCTGAACAGACCCCAGCCATGATCGATGATGACGGTTTGACCATAAATCCCCAAGGGTTCGGCCATCACCACCACCCCATGGTTGGCCGCGGCCACCTCGGCATTCTGGAGCGAAGCCAGGTCTTGCCCCAAATGCACCTGGCGATCAATTTCCCGGTTCTGATAGAAATAGGTTCGATGGTCGGCGAAGCCAGCCATGGGTTTACTGTTTTTCAGACGCTGAAAAGCCCCTTGCCAGAGACGGTGGGCCTGACTGATCCGGCAGATTTCACCTACCCGGTGATTATCATGCTGACGCCACTTTTGATTAATTACCAGAAAGACCTCCAGCGGATCGGCAATATTTTTCAGATCAGGGGACATTACCTGAAACTCTGGCATTTTCTTTTGCAA of the Deltaproteobacteria bacterium genome contains:
- a CDS encoding threonylcarbamoyl-AMP synthase, which encodes MILRINPQNPQERLLRQVVQVLADGGLIAYPTDTCYGIGCDLFNKAGIEKIYQLKRRPLSKPFSFICADLKDISEYARVSNYAYKTMKRLLPGPYTFILEGSRLVPKIMLTRRKTAGIRVPDHPICLGLVKLLGHPIISTSASRADNGVMSDPYEIAAYFKPYLDVVVDGGIIVPEPSSVISLIDDVPEIIRVGKGEVSDFE
- a CDS encoding 30S ribosomal protein S1 codes for the protein MDDNNKKPDLINETEPLDTETHAFSEETVTETGAAEEPETGPNGTVQGAAEPEKTGDLERMSELYEESLRRVQEGEVISGRIVSIDKDYAVVDIGYKCEGQIPIQEFISPEGEVEAHIGDQVDVLLERRDDEEGIVMLSKEKASKIKVWEEISTAYQEDGVIEGVISAKVKGGFSVDIGGLTGFLPGSQVDLQPTRNVDALIGRRQQFKVLKYNKKRRNVVLSRRAILEKEKSEQKAQTLASLEEGKVIDGVVKNITDYGIFVDLGGIDGLLHITDMSWGRIGHPSDLYQVGDAITVKVLHFDRENERVSLGLKQLSPDPWTMAAEKYPIGSRVQGKVVSLTDYGAFVELEPGVEGLIHVSEMSWTRKIRHPSKVVNVNDVVEVVVLDLDPEKKRISLGMKQVEPNPWDVIGEKYPVGTVIEGKIKNITEFGIFIGIDEGIDGLVHISDISWTKRIKHPSEIYKKGQEVQAEVLNIDKENERFSLGIKQLTPDPWDTIEQRYPVGQRVNGMVTNVTDFGLFVELEEGIEGLVHISELSRDKNKAAQIKVGDVITVKVVNVSARDRKIGLSIRKLESEEERSVYREYLHSRKEATTPLGEILRESLEESELKKAENKS
- the sppA gene encoding signal peptide peptidase SppA; amino-acid sequence: MKKRPLYSVILILGSIILFFIGLSLLMLSFTKEGPLWSRGEKVGVIEVKGVIADAQETLKQLDKYRKNSQIKAIVLRINSPGGAVSPAQEIWRELEKVRKTKKVVASLGTVAASGGYYIASGADLIIASPGTLTGSIGVIIRFANVEDLIKKVGLDFYDLKAGTFKDSGSPVRPMTPEERAYFQKLLDNIHEQFIRDVAKGRNLPVEKVRAVADGRIFTGEEAKKLKMIDEFGNLQDAIERAGRLGGIVGKVEAIYPEKDKFSLWQLLFGESLEKTFNRLQLTPLIPAYLLTRR